In Salmo salar chromosome ssa03, Ssal_v3.1, whole genome shotgun sequence, a single genomic region encodes these proteins:
- the LOC106593650 gene encoding gastrula zinc finger protein XlCGF17.1 isoform X5: protein MDRDRASPSPSTLPESPGRNSSGSALLLDLKRVSVRLVDCRKTPGQSGTVRKGHKEGDEDLISSRDSHNHHSFSGRDLSSGEPQQQHVAEEAEKSLSRSDHLKKHQQRSTVKKPHHCYSNFGKSFTRLRSLIHQQIQTGEKPYCCSQCGRGFTASNALKYHQKIHTGERPYPCLDCGKSFANSGGLTIHKRLHTGEKPYSCEQCRKSFNQSGHLTTHQRTHTGERPYSCDQCGKRFNQSGELTTHQRRHTGQRPYSCDQCGKRFNQSGELTTHKLTHTGERPYVCLCGKSFARASTLTRHQRTHTGEKPYSCDQCGKSFSQTFSLTKHKLTHTGGKEALYL, encoded by the exons ATGGATCGG GACAGAGCTAGCCCGTCCCCCTCCACCCTGCCAGAGTCCCCGGGTCGCAACTCTTCCGGTAGCGCTTTACTGTTGGATCTGAAGAGGGTGTCTGTGCGGCTGGTCGACTGCAGGAAAACACCAGGGCAGAGTGGAACTGTGAGAAAAGGACACAAGGAGGGAGATGAAGATTTGATTTCATCAA GGGACTCCCATAACCATCACTCTTTCAGTGGAAGGGACTTAtcatctggggagcctcaacaacaacatgttgctgaagaggcagagaagagtctctccagatcagatcacctcaagaaacaccagcagagaagTACAGTGAAGAAACCTCACCACTGTTACTCTAActttgggaagagttttactagacTGAGGTCCTTAATTCACCAGCAGATTCAGACTGGAGAGAAACCGTACTGCTGCTCTCAGTGTGGGAGGGGTTTTACTGCATCTAATGCCTTAAAATATCATCAGAAAATTCATACAGGGGAGAGGCCTTACCCCTGCCTTGATTGTGGGAAAAGCTTTGCTAATTCAGGAGGCCTGACCATACACAAGCGtttacacactggagagaagccttatagctgtgaacaGTGTAGGAAGAGCTTCAATCAGTCAGGACACCTGACTacacaccagcgaacacacactggagagaggccttatagctgtgatcaatgtgggaagagattcaatcAGTCAGGAGAGCTGACTACACACCAGCGAAGACACACTGGACAGaggccttatagctgtgatcaatgtggtaaGAGATTCAATCAGTCAGGAGAGCTGACtacacacaagctaacacacactggagagagaccTTACGTCTGTCTATGTGGAAAAAGCTTTGCTCGAGCTTCCACCCTGACTagacaccagcgaacacacactggagagaaaccttatagctgtgatcagtgtggaaaGAGCTTTTCTCAAACTTTCTCCCTGActaaacacaagctaacacacactggaGGGAAAGAAGCCTTAtatctgtga
- the LOC106593650 gene encoding gastrula zinc finger protein XlCGF17.1 isoform X4, translating into MDRDRASPSPSTLPESPGRNSSGSALLLDLKRVSVRLVDCRKTPGQSGTVRKGHKEGDEDLISSSKNNGDSHNHHSFSGRDLSSGEPQQQHVAEEAEKSLSRSDHLKKHQQRSTVKKPHHCYSNFGKSFTRLRSLIHQQIQTGEKPYCCSQCGRGFTASNALKYHQKIHTGERPYPCLDCGKSFANSGGLTIHKRLHTGEKPYSCEQCRKSFNQSGHLTTHQRTHTGERPYSCDQCGKRFNQSGELTTHQRRHTGQRPYSCDQCGKRFNQSGELTTHKLTHTGERPYVCLCGKSFARASTLTRHQRTHTGEKPYSCDQCGKSFSQTFSLTKHKLTHTGGKEALYL; encoded by the exons ATGGATCGG GACAGAGCTAGCCCGTCCCCCTCCACCCTGCCAGAGTCCCCGGGTCGCAACTCTTCCGGTAGCGCTTTACTGTTGGATCTGAAGAGGGTGTCTGTGCGGCTGGTCGACTGCAGGAAAACACCAGGGCAGAGTGGAACTGTGAGAAAAGGACACAAGGAGGGAGATGAAGATTTGATTTCATCAAGTAAGaacaatg GGGACTCCCATAACCATCACTCTTTCAGTGGAAGGGACTTAtcatctggggagcctcaacaacaacatgttgctgaagaggcagagaagagtctctccagatcagatcacctcaagaaacaccagcagagaagTACAGTGAAGAAACCTCACCACTGTTACTCTAActttgggaagagttttactagacTGAGGTCCTTAATTCACCAGCAGATTCAGACTGGAGAGAAACCGTACTGCTGCTCTCAGTGTGGGAGGGGTTTTACTGCATCTAATGCCTTAAAATATCATCAGAAAATTCATACAGGGGAGAGGCCTTACCCCTGCCTTGATTGTGGGAAAAGCTTTGCTAATTCAGGAGGCCTGACCATACACAAGCGtttacacactggagagaagccttatagctgtgaacaGTGTAGGAAGAGCTTCAATCAGTCAGGACACCTGACTacacaccagcgaacacacactggagagaggccttatagctgtgatcaatgtgggaagagattcaatcAGTCAGGAGAGCTGACTACACACCAGCGAAGACACACTGGACAGaggccttatagctgtgatcaatgtggtaaGAGATTCAATCAGTCAGGAGAGCTGACtacacacaagctaacacacactggagagagaccTTACGTCTGTCTATGTGGAAAAAGCTTTGCTCGAGCTTCCACCCTGACTagacaccagcgaacacacactggagagaaaccttatagctgtgatcagtgtggaaaGAGCTTTTCTCAAACTTTCTCCCTGActaaacacaagctaacacacactggaGGGAAAGAAGCCTTAtatctgtga
- the LOC106593650 gene encoding gastrula zinc finger protein XlCGF17.1 isoform X3 codes for MRNEQDRASPSPSTLPESPGRNSSGSALLLDLKRVSVRLVDCRKTPGQSGTVRKGHKEGDEDLISSSKNNGDSHNHHSFSGRDLSSGEPQQQHVAEEAEKSLSRSDHLKKHQQRSTVKKPHHCYSNFGKSFTRLRSLIHQQIQTGEKPYCCSQCGRGFTASNALKYHQKIHTGERPYPCLDCGKSFANSGGLTIHKRLHTGEKPYSCEQCRKSFNQSGHLTTHQRTHTGERPYSCDQCGKRFNQSGELTTHQRRHTGQRPYSCDQCGKRFNQSGELTTHKLTHTGERPYVCLCGKSFARASTLTRHQRTHTGEKPYSCDQCGKSFSQTFSLTKHKLTHTGGKEALYL; via the exons ATGCGCAACGAGCAG GACAGAGCTAGCCCGTCCCCCTCCACCCTGCCAGAGTCCCCGGGTCGCAACTCTTCCGGTAGCGCTTTACTGTTGGATCTGAAGAGGGTGTCTGTGCGGCTGGTCGACTGCAGGAAAACACCAGGGCAGAGTGGAACTGTGAGAAAAGGACACAAGGAGGGAGATGAAGATTTGATTTCATCAAGTAAGaacaatg GGGACTCCCATAACCATCACTCTTTCAGTGGAAGGGACTTAtcatctggggagcctcaacaacaacatgttgctgaagaggcagagaagagtctctccagatcagatcacctcaagaaacaccagcagagaagTACAGTGAAGAAACCTCACCACTGTTACTCTAActttgggaagagttttactagacTGAGGTCCTTAATTCACCAGCAGATTCAGACTGGAGAGAAACCGTACTGCTGCTCTCAGTGTGGGAGGGGTTTTACTGCATCTAATGCCTTAAAATATCATCAGAAAATTCATACAGGGGAGAGGCCTTACCCCTGCCTTGATTGTGGGAAAAGCTTTGCTAATTCAGGAGGCCTGACCATACACAAGCGtttacacactggagagaagccttatagctgtgaacaGTGTAGGAAGAGCTTCAATCAGTCAGGACACCTGACTacacaccagcgaacacacactggagagaggccttatagctgtgatcaatgtgggaagagattcaatcAGTCAGGAGAGCTGACTACACACCAGCGAAGACACACTGGACAGaggccttatagctgtgatcaatgtggtaaGAGATTCAATCAGTCAGGAGAGCTGACtacacacaagctaacacacactggagagagaccTTACGTCTGTCTATGTGGAAAAAGCTTTGCTCGAGCTTCCACCCTGACTagacaccagcgaacacacactggagagaaaccttatagctgtgatcagtgtggaaaGAGCTTTTCTCAAACTTTCTCCCTGActaaacacaagctaacacacactggaGGGAAAGAAGCCTTAtatctgtga
- the LOC106593650 gene encoding gastrula zinc finger protein XlCGF17.1 isoform X2, protein MYNTSCGHQDRASPSPSTLPESPGRNSSGSALLLDLKRVSVRLVDCRKTPGQSGTVRKGHKEGDEDLISSRDSHNHHSFSGRDLSSGEPQQQHVAEEAEKSLSRSDHLKKHQQRSTVKKPHHCYSNFGKSFTRLRSLIHQQIQTGEKPYCCSQCGRGFTASNALKYHQKIHTGERPYPCLDCGKSFANSGGLTIHKRLHTGEKPYSCEQCRKSFNQSGHLTTHQRTHTGERPYSCDQCGKRFNQSGELTTHQRRHTGQRPYSCDQCGKRFNQSGELTTHKLTHTGERPYVCLCGKSFARASTLTRHQRTHTGEKPYSCDQCGKSFSQTFSLTKHKLTHTGGKEALYL, encoded by the exons ATGTACAATACTTCCTGTGGTCACCAGGACAGAGCTAGCCCGTCCCCCTCCACCCTGCCAGAGTCCCCGGGTCGCAACTCTTCCGGTAGCGCTTTACTGTTGGATCTGAAGAGGGTGTCTGTGCGGCTGGTCGACTGCAGGAAAACACCAGGGCAGAGTGGAACTGTGAGAAAAGGACACAAGGAGGGAGATGAAGATTTGATTTCATCAA GGGACTCCCATAACCATCACTCTTTCAGTGGAAGGGACTTAtcatctggggagcctcaacaacaacatgttgctgaagaggcagagaagagtctctccagatcagatcacctcaagaaacaccagcagagaagTACAGTGAAGAAACCTCACCACTGTTACTCTAActttgggaagagttttactagacTGAGGTCCTTAATTCACCAGCAGATTCAGACTGGAGAGAAACCGTACTGCTGCTCTCAGTGTGGGAGGGGTTTTACTGCATCTAATGCCTTAAAATATCATCAGAAAATTCATACAGGGGAGAGGCCTTACCCCTGCCTTGATTGTGGGAAAAGCTTTGCTAATTCAGGAGGCCTGACCATACACAAGCGtttacacactggagagaagccttatagctgtgaacaGTGTAGGAAGAGCTTCAATCAGTCAGGACACCTGACTacacaccagcgaacacacactggagagaggccttatagctgtgatcaatgtgggaagagattcaatcAGTCAGGAGAGCTGACTACACACCAGCGAAGACACACTGGACAGaggccttatagctgtgatcaatgtggtaaGAGATTCAATCAGTCAGGAGAGCTGACtacacacaagctaacacacactggagagagaccTTACGTCTGTCTATGTGGAAAAAGCTTTGCTCGAGCTTCCACCCTGACTagacaccagcgaacacacactggagagaaaccttatagctgtgatcagtgtggaaaGAGCTTTTCTCAAACTTTCTCCCTGActaaacacaagctaacacacactggaGGGAAAGAAGCCTTAtatctgtga
- the LOC106593650 gene encoding gastrula zinc finger protein XlCGF17.1 isoform X1, which produces MYNTSCGHQDRASPSPSTLPESPGRNSSGSALLLDLKRVSVRLVDCRKTPGQSGTVRKGHKEGDEDLISSSKNNGDSHNHHSFSGRDLSSGEPQQQHVAEEAEKSLSRSDHLKKHQQRSTVKKPHHCYSNFGKSFTRLRSLIHQQIQTGEKPYCCSQCGRGFTASNALKYHQKIHTGERPYPCLDCGKSFANSGGLTIHKRLHTGEKPYSCEQCRKSFNQSGHLTTHQRTHTGERPYSCDQCGKRFNQSGELTTHQRRHTGQRPYSCDQCGKRFNQSGELTTHKLTHTGERPYVCLCGKSFARASTLTRHQRTHTGEKPYSCDQCGKSFSQTFSLTKHKLTHTGGKEALYL; this is translated from the exons ATGTACAATACTTCCTGTGGTCACCAGGACAGAGCTAGCCCGTCCCCCTCCACCCTGCCAGAGTCCCCGGGTCGCAACTCTTCCGGTAGCGCTTTACTGTTGGATCTGAAGAGGGTGTCTGTGCGGCTGGTCGACTGCAGGAAAACACCAGGGCAGAGTGGAACTGTGAGAAAAGGACACAAGGAGGGAGATGAAGATTTGATTTCATCAAGTAAGaacaatg GGGACTCCCATAACCATCACTCTTTCAGTGGAAGGGACTTAtcatctggggagcctcaacaacaacatgttgctgaagaggcagagaagagtctctccagatcagatcacctcaagaaacaccagcagagaagTACAGTGAAGAAACCTCACCACTGTTACTCTAActttgggaagagttttactagacTGAGGTCCTTAATTCACCAGCAGATTCAGACTGGAGAGAAACCGTACTGCTGCTCTCAGTGTGGGAGGGGTTTTACTGCATCTAATGCCTTAAAATATCATCAGAAAATTCATACAGGGGAGAGGCCTTACCCCTGCCTTGATTGTGGGAAAAGCTTTGCTAATTCAGGAGGCCTGACCATACACAAGCGtttacacactggagagaagccttatagctgtgaacaGTGTAGGAAGAGCTTCAATCAGTCAGGACACCTGACTacacaccagcgaacacacactggagagaggccttatagctgtgatcaatgtgggaagagattcaatcAGTCAGGAGAGCTGACTACACACCAGCGAAGACACACTGGACAGaggccttatagctgtgatcaatgtggtaaGAGATTCAATCAGTCAGGAGAGCTGACtacacacaagctaacacacactggagagagaccTTACGTCTGTCTATGTGGAAAAAGCTTTGCTCGAGCTTCCACCCTGACTagacaccagcgaacacacactggagagaaaccttatagctgtgatcagtgtggaaaGAGCTTTTCTCAAACTTTCTCCCTGActaaacacaagctaacacacactggaGGGAAAGAAGCCTTAtatctgtga
- the LOC123723843 gene encoding zinc finger protein 239-like, with protein sequence MPESLGCNSPGSALILGLKRVSVLLVNCSKTPGQSGTVRGGHEEGDGDLISSSKNSGGTTPNHRSLSGRGLSSGEPQQHHVADVTEKSLSRSEHLKKHQQRRTGKKPHHCCSDCGKRFTSQSGFIIHCDQCGKSFAASNTFKSNVRIHTGEKPYPCLDCGKSFVSAGVLTIHKRVHTGEKPYSCDQCGKSFNQSDNLTTHQLIHTGEKPYSCDQCGKSFNQSDNLTIHQRTHTGEKPYGCDQCGKSFAVASSLTRHQRIHTGEKPYSYDQCWKSFSQSINLTTHQLTHTGEKPYSCDQCGKSFAAASTLNRHHRTHTGEKPYKCDNCGKSFSQSGGLNSHQRTHTREKPYVCLCGKSFTHLGNIRKHQKAKMCHISSQSYLIPVADP encoded by the exons ATGCCGGAGTCCCTGGGTTGCAactctcctggtagcgccttaaTACTGGGTCTGAAGAGGGTGTCTGTGCTGCTGGTCAACTGCAGTAAAACACCAGGGCAGAGTGGAACTGTGAGAGGGGGGCacgaggagggagatggagatttGATTTCATCAAGTAAGAACAGCGGG GGGACCACCCCTAACCATCGTTCTCTTAGTGGGAGGGGCTTAtcatctggggagcctcaacagcatcatgttgctgacgtgacagagaagagtctctccagatcagaacatctCAAGAAGCACCAGCAGAGACGTACAGGGAAGAAACCTCACCACTGCtgttctgactgtgggaagagattcacaagCCAGAGTGGCTTCATTATTCACTGTGATCAGTgcgggaagagttttgctgcatcaaaCACCTTCAAATCTAATGTAAGAATCcatacaggggagaagccttacccctGCCTTGATTGTGGGAAAAGCTTTGTTAGTGCAGGAGTCCTAACCATACACAAGCgtgtacacactggagagaagccttatagctgtgatcagtgtggaaagagcttcaatcagtcagacaacctgactacacaccagctaatacacactggagagaagccttatagctgtgatcagtgtggaaaGAGCTTCAATCAGTCAGACAACCTGACtatacaccagcgaacacacactggagagaaaccttatggctgtgatcaatgtgggaagagctttgctGTAGCTTCCTCCCTAACTAGACACcagcgaatacacacaggagagaagccttatagctatGATCAGTGTTGGAAGAgcttcagtcagtcaatcaacctGACaacacaccaactaacacacacaggagagaagccttatagctgtgatcagtgtgggaagagctttgctGCAGCTTCCACCCTGAATCGACACCatcgaacacacactggagagaagccttacaagTGTGATAATTGTGGAAAGAGCTTCAGTCAATCAGGGGGCCTGAATtcacaccagcgaacacacactaGAGAGAAaccctatgtctgtctgtgtggaaaGAGCTTTACTCATTTAGGGAATATTAGAAAACACCAAAAAGCAAAAATGTGCCATATTTCATCTCAGTCCTATCTGATACCGGTTGCAGATCCCTAA